TTCACGCCGCCGAAGATCGCCAAAGTTCGCAGCGGAAGATTGGCGCCGTACGCTTTGAAGCTTTCTTCAATCTGAATTGCCAGTTCTCGGGTTGGCGTTAGGATTAAGGCTTTTATCTGGTTGTTCCTGATGTTTTTCTGATGAAGATTTTGCAGGATGGGGATGGCGAAAGCGGCGGTTTTGCCGGTTCCGGTTTGTGCGGTTCCCAATAAATCTTTTCCTTCTAAAATTGACGGGACAGACTGTTCCTGAATGGGTGTAGGTCTTTCGTAACCTTCCTTTTGAAGCGCATCGAGGATGGGCTTAATAAGTTTTAATTCGGTAAATAACAAATGTATAAGTTTAAAAAATGTGTGCGGGCGAAACCTTCTGTTTCAACATTTTTTCAGCAGTTGGAAGCGTTATTTAGGGTTCCAAGACCTAACAACGCTCACGAATTTGGCCAAAGAATGCCGCGAAATATGGCACAAAGATAATGTTTTATTTTGTTATTGTGCTGAGTTTACGTTGTGTGGCAGTCGCAGAAGATTGGCTCGTGACCTTTTTCCCGAAATATGTTGAAACCTGTTGTAAAAGCTAACCGAATTACTTCACTTTTGTCCAGGTCTGTGTTTTGCGCAGATTTTCAAGGAACATCCACAGTTCGGCGAGCTCATCAGTGCCGTTCTTTCCGTAATCTTCCACTTTTGTCACGGTCCCGTCTTTAAAAGTTACCGTAAGATATGAGGTTGGCAAATCGGTCACATTGCGGTTTCCATATTTTGCATTAAGGGATTTTATATTAATCTTATTAAGCATCTTAATCAAAGTATTATAGTCTTCCTGCCGGATGGTAGAGGTAAAATTTCCTTCTTTTTCTTTTGAAAAATCATCTTTGCTGCGACCTTCTTCAAACGTGAAATGTTCGGCTTCAATGACGGTGGTGCGGTCGGGATTGATGGTCAGTTTAAACATCGGGCAGAATCCGAAACATGCTCCGGCTTCGTACTGTATTTTTGTGTAATTGTTTTTTGCTACAGTACAGGAGGTGAATAGTAATCCTAAAGAAAGGGCTAAAAAAAATTTCATAATTTTAATTTTATGCTTGCAATCCAATAACCATTCCTAAAATAAAACAGACCTGAAATTTCAAGTCTGTAATATGATATTTCTTCTAAAATCACCCGTGCAGTTTCTTCCAGATCACATCCTTCAGTTCCGTCAATCCTTCGCCCGTAACGCCCGAAAAGAACAGCGGCTGCTTATTCTCCGGGAATTCTGCAGCAATTTCTCTTTTCAGTTCATCGTCCAAAAGATCTGATTTTGACACAGAAATAATGAAATCCTTATCCAAAAGCTCGGGATTATACTCCTTCAGTTCATTTTCAAGGATTTTAAACTCCTGGAAATGGTCTTCTGAATCCGCCGGAATCAAAAAAAGTAAAATGGAATTCCTTTCAATATGCCTTAAGAAGCGGTGTCCCAAACCTTTACCTTCAGCTGCACCTTCAATAATTCCTGGAATATCGGCCATCACGAAAGATTTGTAATTGCGGTAATCTACGATACCGAGGTTGGGCGTTAAAGTGGTGAACGCGTAATCCGCAATTTTAGGTTTTGCTGCCGAAACTGAAGCTAAAAGCGTCGATTTTCCGGCATTTGGGAAGCCCACTAAGCCGACATCTGCCAAAATTTTCAGTTCGAAAGTGATGTAGCCTTCTTCACCGGGAAGTCCGGGCTGGGCATAACGCGGCGTCTGGTTGGTGGAAGATTTGAAATGTTCATTTCCGAGGCCGCCTTTTCCACCTTTCATCAGGATAATTTCCTGGCCGTGCTCAAGGATTTCACCGATGATTTCGCCTTCTTCATTTTTTGCAATGGTACCGATTGGAACCTCGATATATACGTCGTCACCGTCAGCGCCGGTCAGCTGGTTTTTTGCACCGTTTTCGCCGCGCTGTGCTTTGACGTGGCGTGTGTAGCGCAAGGGCAGGAGCGTCCATTCGTGGGAATTCCCTTTCATGATGATGTGGCCGCCACGGCCGCCGTCACCACCGTCGGGACCGCCTTTCGGGATATATTTTTCACGGCGGAGGTGTGCAGATCCGGCGCCGCCGTGTCCGCTGGTACAGTGTATTTTTACGTAATCTACGAAGTTGCTCATGCTCTGTTGCTTTCTGTGTCGGCGTTCTGCAGTCAGCCCTTCACGCTGAAAGCGGACTGCCAAAGCCGGGGCCTTTATTTAATTTTCTCTACTTCTGCGAAAAGTTTCTGCGATATTTCATCAATTTCGCCTACGCCGTTGATTTCCACATATTTACCCTGCTGCTTGTACAGTTCGGCGACTTCAGCGGTTTTGGTGTAGTATTCTTTGATGCGGTTGCGGATAATTTCTTCGTTGGAATCGTCGGTTCTGCCGGAAGTTTCGCCTCTTTTCAGCAGTCTTTCAACCAATATTTCATCATCTACAACTAAAGAAAGACAAACAGAAATTTCGGAATTCAGAACTTCTTTTACAATTCGTTCCAGCTCTGCAGTTTGGTTGGCTGTTCGCGGGTAGCCGTCGAAAATAAATCCGGCAGCGTCCGTCGGTTTTTTTACTTCATCAACCAACATATCGGTCGTTACCTGATCGGGAACCAGCTCTCCTTTATCAATGTACGATTTTGCAAGTTTCCCTAAATCGGTATCATTTTTCATATTGTAGCGGAACAAATCTCCGGTTGAAATCTGTTTCAGGTTGAATTTTTCGATTAAATTCTGTGCCTGTGTCCCCTTGCCACTTCCGGGAGGGCCGAATAGTACGATGTTTATCATGATTTGCTGTCGGCAAGCTGCTGTCGGCTCTAGGCTTTGAGCGTTGCCATTTTATGGTTTAACTTTATTAGGATCGTTGTTTTTTCCTTTCTTTTTCTTCTTACTGTCTATATCTTCCTGAATCTTCAGGTGAGTTTGGGATTTTTCATCTTCAGTTCTTCGGCTTATGCGAAAGTATAAATGCCTGATGCCAACTCATGACCTCTCCCCAAGTATTAATGATTGATTCGTCCTTCTGCCAACTGGTACAAATCCGGCAGATTCCTTCCCAA
The sequence above is a segment of the Chryseobacterium taklimakanense genome. Coding sequences within it:
- a CDS encoding adenylate kinase, translating into MINIVLFGPPGSGKGTQAQNLIEKFNLKQISTGDLFRYNMKNDTDLGKLAKSYIDKGELVPDQVTTDMLVDEVKKPTDAAGFIFDGYPRTANQTAELERIVKEVLNSEISVCLSLVVDDEILVERLLKRGETSGRTDDSNEEIIRNRIKEYYTKTAEVAELYKQQGKYVEINGVGEIDEISQKLFAEVEKIK
- a CDS encoding DUF6438 domain-containing protein; translation: MKFFLALSLGLLFTSCTVAKNNYTKIQYEAGACFGFCPMFKLTINPDRTTVIEAEHFTFEEGRSKDDFSKEKEGNFTSTIRQEDYNTLIKMLNKINIKSLNAKYGNRNVTDLPTSYLTVTFKDGTVTKVEDYGKNGTDELAELWMFLENLRKTQTWTKVK
- the obgE gene encoding GTPase ObgE; protein product: MSNFVDYVKIHCTSGHGGAGSAHLRREKYIPKGGPDGGDGGRGGHIIMKGNSHEWTLLPLRYTRHVKAQRGENGAKNQLTGADGDDVYIEVPIGTIAKNEEGEIIGEILEHGQEIILMKGGKGGLGNEHFKSSTNQTPRYAQPGLPGEEGYITFELKILADVGLVGFPNAGKSTLLASVSAAKPKIADYAFTTLTPNLGIVDYRNYKSFVMADIPGIIEGAAEGKGLGHRFLRHIERNSILLFLIPADSEDHFQEFKILENELKEYNPELLDKDFIISVSKSDLLDDELKREIAAEFPENKQPLFFSGVTGEGLTELKDVIWKKLHG